A window of Glycine soja cultivar W05 chromosome 13, ASM419377v2, whole genome shotgun sequence genomic DNA:
TTCCTGACATAAAAACAGCATCATATTCTCCACGACCAGCTGCACTAATTCGCTGCTTCAGTCTTTTGAGAGAGGGGAGAACTTCAAATGCTGGAGGTTCTGCAGACAAAAAAAAGGAGGAaaacatgaaaagaaaattaaaagtcaAATGCATCAGAACAGTCCCAAGTTCAATAGTATTCTGATGTTTGTACATGAGCATCAGgatcaaacaaatataacaaTGTCAATGATAGGAAGGATTGATTTGCAAGACATTGACACGGTCAATATTTCAGTAAGTTGTAAATACAATTATATAATGAGAATAGAATAGTAAATTTCAGTTCTGCTAGATTACCTTCAAGCTAAACACCTCATAGAATTATGTGCGATGTGCATTCAAGAAGATCAAATCAAACCGaacataaaaaaagaatgatACACAGCTAGAAGCATACCTAAATCATTAATACAAACATCTTGTGAGATACCAATCTTTGAGATCTTCTCCAGCAATGTTAAAGGTTCAACATTACTAGTCTGGTCCAAACATAGACGCTGTATCATTGGAAGTTGTTAAATTTGTGACTATAAAAGAGGGAGGGGGAAGTATGGTTTCATTACTACTCCGAAAAGTCAAATACCTTGTAGACTTCGGCAGTTGAACATGCTTCTGGGGGCTTTATGAGAACCATTGGAACATCTAGAGATACTGGTGGAGGAATATTCTGAACAACCTGCATAAgtgaaagaaatttttttgaataaaatatattgattgGGAAATCATATTGAATATAAGTTTAGCTGCCTGCAAAAGGTTAAAAGGGATATTTAGGAACAGACAAATCCCTTCCCATCCATGACAAAATGATCCAATGTCCATACTAAATTATTAAAGGTTTCAGGAATAAAGATCAACCTAGATTATCTTAACTAACAATTGtaaaggttgggtccacttggTGTGTGTTGGTGGTTGATATTTAATCGGTAGAGAATGACTATCAAAATTTAGTACCATGACTCCTTAAGTAGTATTGCAGGACAGTGACATAGCTCTTCACAATTATAGTAACTAATAGAGTTGTAAGATATTATCAATTGGTGCCACACATTGCAAATCCACACAGCAAgatataacaatatataaaacataaacaTCTTGTGGTTTTTCTCAAATCTGACTTTGAGAAAGGAAGGTACCTAATGTTTGGACTAACCTCTCCTCGACCAGTGCAATAGGCTGCTCCCtgagagaaaaagaagggaataTCTGATCCAATCTCACTTGACCATTCTTGGAGTTCTTTCTCAGAGGCAGGACAGCCACTAAATTGATTGGCTGCCCATAGTGTAGTTGCAGCGTTGCTACTTCCACCGCCAAGCCCTGCCCCAGTAGGCACCCGTTTATCAAGATGAATCtgaaaacaacatcaatataCACGATACACGTTAAATCTCGTGGTAAGTTGAATTCCAAGAAAAATTAAGAAGCATGCagtatttaattcaaaataataaaaatcacaaagaAAATAATCACTGTTAATTCATACCCAAAAGTACTTGTCACTGCCAGTCTTCTTCCTGTAAAGATTAAGCGCCTTAATAATCTGTTAAAAGAGAATTTCCACAAAACATTCTGTGAAGTCTGAACAAATAAATGACCAGAGGAAGAAAAGGGTGAGAAGGAAAAACAGTAGTACCAAATTTCTATCATCAAGGGGCACCCCAGACACGTTGGTTGACAGGCTATCCTTGGTTTTTGAAGGTGACAAAGAGAACTTAATTATGTCACCTAGACTTATCACCTAAAGACTCAAAAGATGCAAGTAAGACACTCTCAAGAATACATATACCATATTAAAAGGTAAATGTAATGAAAGAGCATTGAATCATTTACCAAATTGCAATCACAACTTACATGAAAAAGGGATGCCAAATCATGATACCCATCTTCCCTCTTGTTGGTTATTCTCAAGAAAACATTTATCTGCAGCAGAAGAAGGGTTGGCAATTTCAACGCAAAGCAAACAAATTTGGGTAGCCTCTTAGCAAAAGCATGGTGGAAGGTGGATTACCTTGCAAGGAGAGAACAAAGTAAGCCTTGAAAGGGGAGTTTCCCTGTCCACTTCATCAGCCAACTTGTTAATCCTTCCTTCGGGGTCATACACAATCTAATTTCACCAACCAAAAGttacaacattttaaaaaatacttatcaaagaaacaaaattcGATCCAAAGCACAACACaataagaaaattcaaactttaTCCCTAAACAAATGCCATTCTACACAAACAACAACACTGAAACTTCAATCCAAAGCATAACACCAAA
This region includes:
- the LOC114382385 gene encoding 4-diphosphocytidyl-2-C-methyl-D-erythritol kinase, chloroplastic/chromoplastic-like, coding for MASSLFLCSNYVFPTSQNPFRSNHLAQFRPNGPSNFHSKLRFQRPHLVRAMVSDSNTSRRQIEIVYDPEGRINKLADEVDRETPLSRLTLFSPCKINVFLRITNKREDGYHDLASLFHVISLGDIIKFSLSPSKTKDSLSTNVSGVPLDDRNLIIKALNLYRKKTGSDKYFWIHLDKRVPTGAGLGGGSSNAATTLWAANQFSGCPASEKELQEWSSEIGSDIPFFFSQGAAYCTGRGEVVQNIPPPVSLDVPMVLIKPPEACSTAEVYKRLCLDQTSNVEPLTLLEKISKIGISQDVCINDLEPPAFEVLPSLKRLKQRISAAGRGEYDAVFMSGSGSTIVGVGSPDPPQFVYDDDEYKDVFLSDAYFLTREENQWYQEPTSSPSASPSVVSESV